Part of the Arvicanthis niloticus isolate mArvNil1 chromosome 3, mArvNil1.pat.X, whole genome shotgun sequence genome is shown below.
GTCAGAGGGGGGAGGTAGAAGCGCCTCCTCCCCGCCCTGAGCCCGGGCGGCAGCTCAGGGGGAGGACGGTGCCTCCTCACCTAGCCCCCCGATGAGGGGCGTATCATGCCATGGCAGCGCCTGCGAACGACAGCGGCAGCAGCACccagagcaggagcagcagcccCGGGAGCCGAGACGGAGTTGGGGGTACTGCGGCTGGAGCTCGCGATGACGGGGACACGGGAGTCCGGGACGCCGCGGCGACCGCCCCCAGCCTCCCTCCGCTCGAGGACTACGAGTGCAAAATCTGCTACAACTACTTCGACGCGGACCGGCGCGCCCCCAAGCTGCTGGCATGCCTGCACACCTTCTGCCAGGAGTGCTTGAGCCAGCTGCAGCTCCGCGCCGCCACCGCCTCCAGTGCGGTCCCTGAGCGCGCGCCGCGCCCGCCACCCTGGCACAGCCCGCCCGGCGCCATCGCGTGCCCAGTGTGCCGCCACCGCACTCCGCTGCCGGACAGCCGCGTGCACGGCCTGCCCAACAACACCAAGCTCGCCGAGGCCTTCCCGCTGGCTCTGCGCGCCGCACACGATCCACTGCCCCAGGACCGCCTCCCGCCGGTGGCCTCCCGCCGCCCGGCGCCCACTGCCGCCTCGCCACCAGTCCCCGCCTCGCAGCCGCCGCAGCCGGAGCCACCACCCGCTGAGGACGCCGCCCCTGGACATCGGGGCCGCCCAGGTCTCCGCGCCCCGGGCGCCTACGAGAGCTGTCAGAACTGCAAGCGGGCGGCGCTCACCGCCGGCTGCGTGTGCGTGGTCTTCTCGTTCCTCTCCATGGTGGTGCTGCTGTTCACCGGTCTCATCTTCGTCAACCACtacggtggtggtggcggtggtggcggcggcggcggcgggggtgGGGGATCCCCGAGCAGCGGTTCGTCTCCCGGCCCCGCCCCAGCTACCGGATCGCCCTCGCCTTCACCTGTGGGACCCATCTGCCTGTCGGTGGCTAGCATCCTGGCGCTCTTCTCCGTGGTGGTCACCTGGATCATCTGCTGGCTCAAGTATCGGCCCGAGGGGTCGGCCGCGGGCTCCGCAGGAAGCGGAGGCAGTGGCTCGAGGGCGCGGGCAGCCGCAGCTCTGGGCAGCGCCCGGAGGAGCGATACGTAGCGGGAAGACACACCCGGCTCTCGGGCATCGCCTACCTTTAGCGTCCCTACAGAACCCGGCTTTGGACTCAGTGAGCTGGGGTTTCTCCCCGCTTCGTCTGTGACTACGGACCACCGAATCACtgcagagcctcagtttccctcctctTAGTCTTTCTGTTCCCTACTTCCTTTACTTTGGGTaggagggaaacagaagagaaagggatgCTGGTGTGTGTGGCATCCCCTTTACCCAAACCTCTGCTTTATGCGTCACTCCCACTCTGACCAAAGTGTGTGGCTGTCCCTTCCCCAAAGACTGAGGATGTGCAGAAAGCGGATTCCTGACTCCTAGGTCTTGGGCGCTAGTTTAGGGGTACCgcgcttgcttgcttgcttgtcaGCAACAGTTGTGAATGGACTTGAATctcctaaaagaaaaataaataagatgcaGACCCAAATGATCTTCCTGCGTTTCAGAGATCCCGGGAggacagagatccacagtcagGATTCATGCACCTAAAGTTGAGCGTCGTCAGGCTAGACCTTGCCCCAGCCAGCGTCTGCGGGGAGCTGGGCAGGTGCTCAGCGCGCGTGCGCGTCCAGGGCTGCCTCTGGTCTCCCTCTAGCGCGCACTCGTTGGCGATCCGCTGCTTGTGGCTGGAGCCGAGCCCAGAAGTCCCATCTCCTGGAAGCTTGCGGTTGTTTTATTCACAGTGTTACTGCCAGGCAATCATTTTCATCTTCTGTAACCGGACTCGACTCAGGGAGCTTAAAGAGGCTGACCTCCCTTCTCTCAAAACTGACTGACTGTTGCCCCCACCTGGAAGACACtgaaagctatttatttattcgGAGTATAAACTATAAGCTTTCCCTTTTCTCGAGACACTCCCCCCCCCAATTTcactaaaaaataatttatttttgaatatataaatcTGGAAGTTTTGCACATTATAAGATCTCCAGAAGTTGTTTTGAGTGGTGTTGTTTCTCTCTTACCTCTGATCCAAACACATTTCAAAATAAGCAGAAAATCAAGGTGTGTTAGTAATTCAAGATTTTATACTGTGAAACAATAACTTTCAACTATATGAAAACGCATATAATAACgcctaaagagaaaatgaaaagtgtCTCTGCCTTTGGTTATCGAGATAATGTACATTTAGCATATTTTGAGTTTAACTTTCTGTTGCCATGGAATCACTGGAATGTCCACACTAAGTGGGAAAAACTACAAATCGATCTGATTTTGAGACTAAAGAAATGATTGAGTGTGTACTGCACATGGTGGAgttgcctttttaaaagaaaatcgtggatctaaaatgtattttgtgtgaAAACAAATGTCTTATTCCACCTTTTGGAAGTTGGAAAGGATAGTTTTCatgctcagaaaagaaaaatcagtgatGCCACTGGGGGTGTGCTGTTTTTCCTCATGTATTATGACGTCTGCATGATGCCTCTGTATTAACTGATCTCAAGTGGAGCATTTATGTATATCATATGACTGGGGTAATTTATTGGCCATCCATAAGTAGCAAGGCTGCCATTTAGGAACCACAACATGGTGTGTTATATGTCTATGCTGTCTTAATAAAAACAGGAAATGTTTATAGAAACTAAGACACACTGGGTTTtggtacatttttatttcatggtgAAATCTCTCCCAGGTCTTTGCAGTCTTCCTTTTCCTTGGGTAAATGTTTCCATCCAAGTCCCATCTGCAGGTTTTGATTGAGGCTCAGAGAGAAAACTCACATGTGAGAGTGTAATTGGTTAAGATGAGCATTTTGTGTatttctgagctttttttttttttttaaagaaattttcttattttttatgtgtatgggtgcatgtatgtctgtgtactgtgtgtgttcctggtgccCTGGTGGAGACCAGGAGGAggccttggatcccctggaactggagttacagaccaagTGTGAGAAAGCATGGGGGTCACCATGGGGTTACTGGGACTCTAACCCTGGTCtttcaatgctcttaaccactaagcctcATCTCTAGCTTCTGAGCTTTAGTGAGACCCCCTGAAGACCTCTCCTGAGATGCCCTCCACCAACTATTATAATGTTCTCGAGAGAGAAGAGTTTAGTCCCCTGTAACAGGCACAAAACCTAGATCCTGACTAGATCACACTGCTGTTGGTTTCTGTGACCTGTATCTTGTCCCAAATAACAGTCACATTTCAGAGGTGAGTTGTGACTTATATACTTCAAACATCTcatgctgcttttattttttttttctgttttattcagttTCCTTACTTCCTATGCAGACATTCTGTTTGTTATCACTGTGACCAAAATGCATCCACacacgtatatgtgtgtatatgcagatGTATCTACATGACATATGCACACTGGTAACAGACCTTGGCTTTGCAAACGTGTTCATTCATACACAAACATGTGTTGTGTTTGCTATTTCATTCCCTTCAACTGGCAGCCTAGAACTCTGCCTAGAGTTACTTGGAGACCAACTGACTTCTTACTTATAGCTTATTTATGATccgaagaagaaaatgaaggatgcAGGCTGAACGGTTTCTCATGCAGGAGAAGTGCATCTTGGAGTTGCCTCCATCACAGTGAGAGGCACATTTTGCTTCTTTTGCAGACTGCAAGTGTAAATTTCTTGTGGAAATCAAGTTAGAATTGCTAAAATTAAATAGATGCCATTCATGGCTCAGCACGTAGAGAGATTTTCCATCTTAGCTGACTGACCTTGCTTTGGTTGCTAATTTCTAACTTTCTTATCAAAAACAGCAGTCGGAAAAATGAGGTGATGAAAAAACGTCTGTTCCTCCTTCATTGAGGTGTGTGAGCCCTCTTCCATTTTGCAGATTTGATTTAACCATTCACCCAGAATCCtttgttacttttatatttatacatatggtTTATCCACCCTTTCCTTATCTCCACTATGGAGATTGTAATTACTATACCAAGAATACATCTCCACTGTATAAATGGATGtatgccttttttgttgttgtttagtagttgttgtgttttgtttttgagacagagcttcttTGTAtagaagccctggctgtcctcgaccTTGCTTTGTACACTAGGCTtgcctctaactcacagaaatccacctgcttctgcctcctgagtgctgggatcaaaggtgtgcaccaccatgcctgtatTAGATGTGTCTTAAATATCTGCACTAGTAACATAACTTGGCTTCCATTTGTGGGAAGGCCCGGCATAACAACACCTTAGACAAAGCAAGAGTTTGGAAAGCCATCATTGAAATAATATCTTCACTGTCTAGAGGGCTCTTGGGATGACAGGAGGTACCTTGTCATGGCAATTCTCTCCTTAGCATCTTAGAGGAGACTGAGTCAATCTTGGGTACAGCTCCATCTTCAGAGTAGGAAGGTCCAGTAAAACTAAATCTAATTTATCTTGGAGAGCCTCTTGGAAACTTGAAAACCCCATGACTCCAGAGTTCAAGGGCTGCAGGTTAGTCTAAATTTCAAGTGAAAGTATTTATCCTGATTGCTTGCTTGGCCTCTGAGAATTGCTTTCTCCTTATTTGGAAAGATCCTGGGAAATCATCTGACCTCTTGGGGCCCCAGGCTCTGTAACAGCAAATTTTGAGGGAACAACAGTAACTAACAGGAGGTTGGCAGGAGGATTTGTACTCATAGGAATGACAGCTAAAATGCCCTGGGTACTGCAGCTCCATGTGCCTgctgttgcttttggtcaaggtTCTAATTTCACGTTTGCAGAGAGTTCTGCTATGCCTACTACCTGTCCCCAGGTACTGGACCACTATCTATCCTACCTGGCATTTGAAATTGCCcacagacattttatttatttgtggtgtgtgtgtgagagagagagggtacCACTATTTGTACCTGATTGTACCGGATGCAAAGTCAAGGACCGGAACCTTGTTTTTCTGGTTCTCCCACAAAGCATAAGTGAGTTCTCAGCACAAAGTAAGTTGGCAGTTAAGTTGGCAGAAGGAAAACTCTGGAATAGATGTTGAACTTCCCGACCCACTCTGCCAGCCAGAACTCCTGAGGTCTGAGGGCTATGgagttgggggtggtggtggggggacatgtttttctctgcatttttaagGATGGAAAAACAAAGGGCCAGGATTAGCACAGTTGGTACAAGGAAGGCATATCTTTGATGCCCAGTATGCCTAAAACTCAGCATGGTGGTAGATGGTACACTCCTGGAGTGccagctctggggaggtggaggcaggaggatccagagttcaagtCATCTTCCAGTATAtatgtagcctgggctacttgagaccctgtctaaaaacaaaacaaatgcatgagaagtatatttatatatatataaaaaaagtgtGCGTGAGTCCTGAGTAAAAAACTGAAACCCCTCAGGGAAATTCGCACTGCATATTCATCAACAGAACCACAGTAAAAAGATATTGGGCTTTCATTTCTAAGCATATGTGCACTGTGACATTTAGGATATGCTGGTGAGCATGTTTGTACTGTGCTTTCTACAAGCAACTACACTTGACAGAAGGCTTCCCCAGAGCACCGAGAGTCGATTGTTACATTTCCCATTACTCCTTGTTTTATTAACCCATCAAGCCTGTTCACTAACCTGCTAATTTTATGGATCTCAGCAGCTCAATATCTGATTAATTCTGTGACCCAACtggtatattctctctctctctctctctctctctctctctctctctctctctctctctctctctttcacacacacacacacacacacacacacacaacttaattCCTAGTTGTTAATAtctgtatttttacatttctgcTTTAACACAAAGATGAGTAAATTCAAATCGTGGTCATGCATTCTTGCTGAGTGTAtacctctttttcttcctttgaagtcATGTTTCATTGTGGATATGGATACATTAGCATGTGGCTTAAGCGACTAGCTATTATTTGAGCAATCACTGACTCAAAGATGAGTGTTAAAAGCAACTGCAGTTGACCTTAGTTTGAAGTTCTGTGGCTGGATCAAGTGCAGGGGAGATTTTCTCTGTTATTTGCTAGGTCTCTTGATTGTCTGTGTAAGATAAGCTTTAAGTTTAGCCCATCTCAATTTCCTTCCATCAATTTTGATTCTGAGGTTTCTGTTCTCTTAAACAAATCTAAATTGTGCCAAAGAGAAGCAATTTTGTTTCCGTGATAAATTTGCAACCATTCCTGATCATAAGACATTTGGGGAAGTGAGTGTTTATAATCCAATCACCAAGAATATTCCTAGGAGCCTCGGAAGAATGAGCGCATTTCCTTTACAAAAACAGTTGTCTTTGCATGTAAAATTGGATTATCTTTGGTTTAGAAATGCCAATTTCCAGGgggtccagtgtgtgtgtgtgtggagggctgAAATGAGAAGGGGTGGAGAAGTCTTCCTAACCTATAATATTTCAAAACAGATTCCCCGAATAAACATGAGAAAGTGTCTAATCTTTGCGGGAAGACACGTATTTTAACTGCTATTTCAGAAAACATGGGCGATGTGGTCCCCTCCGTCCCCGAATAGTCTCCATCACATATACattaatatttctaatatttctatTGTGTGTTCGTTGACTAAACAATTTTTCAATTGGACTAGAGGGGTCGAGATGGTGTAGCCTCTGCCCTTACAGTTTGGGGGAAGATTTATAACATCTAATGAGAATTAGAAACTTTTTGTCTGAGGGGAAAAACTGGGAGGAGCACACACAAAGCAAATTTATCGTGATGGGAGCCTTCGCGCAGCTACTGCACTCAGGTCCAGAGATACCTGGCCGGCTGGGACAAGTCTGCAGAAGCTCTGGCCCTCAGAGGCCTCAGTTGATTGGCCGGGGCGGGGAGGAGGCGGCGCAGTGACTTTTCTAAAAGGCGCCCCAGGTGATTTTCTAAGCTGCTAAAATTGGGAGCCCTATATTTCACACCTTAATGAAACGCCACTGTCTCCCTAATCTCACTTTAATGAACTGGACcctgccagtttttttttttttttttttttttttttttttttttttttttttttttttaaagtagaaattcCTTAAAGGAGCGGACAGTCCTTGGATTTCGGAAGTGGGTATACTTAACTTTGGAACCAAAGGAAAACTATTTTAACCACTGCTTTAGCTCCCCTTCAAGCGCGCGCGCGTGCGTATCTGTGTGTTGTGATTATTGTAACCTAGGGGCAATGCCTTCTAAACTGAGGCTTTTCAGTGAACTTTCCCATCCCTGCTAAGGTATCTGTGACCTCAACCGAGGCAGAAGTTGGCGACCAGCCTgaacaacatagtgagacccaatctataaacaaacaagcaagtaaacaaataaacaaagatttGGGGCGATTTCTGAATAACCAGGAAACTCTTGCGGCTAAGTGAACAGACCATCTCTAACAACAGTGACAGCTCATGGCCAGGGACAGCGCCTGCTCCTCTCGTTCTGGGAACAGGTGCAAATATTGGCTCCTTTTTGAAGTCAGAGCTAGTCAATGTCTTAAAATAATTACTGGAAGAGCTATTAGGTTTTCTTATAAAGTTCCTCATGCATTTTAATTCCATACTCTTGGAACCAGGTGTGAATAGATTTGTCCAGATTTACTACCTTCAGTCCTGTGAAGCGGACCAGCCTTGAATTTTTTCCCCCCACAGTTTGAATGCAGTTGTCTGTGGTGACTCCCTCTGGGCTTTTGGGAGAACAAATAAAGTCCATCTCCGAGATCCACAGGTCGCTTCTGCTACTTTTGAAAAACCTGCAGCAGCCATTGCAACAAGATTGCTGgcggggtggaggtgggggcttCCCCTTAGAGACAAAGGGGGAAGAATGCGGCATCCTGGGGAGGGGTCATCTTTATTACCCCACCAGTCTTCTAATCAGGACAGGATCTATGACTTACTAGGAGCGCAGGCTCGCATCTGCTAGGCCCTTATTCCTAGCCCAGGTAAATATGCGTTTGAGATCCAGAAGGAGGATAGCAGAataagaagaaaggggagagagagagagagagagagagagagagagagagagagagagagagaacccagacTGGTTTTTATACTACTGTTACAGTTACAGTCATGTCACGGCCTCCATACCAGGTTTTATACAACCTTTACATCTGCCAAGTAAACAATTTACCGATTAAGACACACCCCGGCCCTGCTGTCCCTGTCACCTAGACCACTGTTTAGCTAAGGCGGTTGGTTTAGACTCTCCCTGCCTCCACGGTTGTAGACCAGGCCTTCCACCTGCTAAACAAGAGCtctcccacagacacacccagacccCGGGACACCCTTTGAGTAATCTTTGTTTTCAGCCTCAGGTGTCTTTGGTGATATTCCCGACTTCAGGGTCTTTAGGTTATTATTACTACGAATGGCCAGATCGAATTTTTAACAGCCCTAGGTTTCCACCAGCCACTCCTACAGCTTGCTAGGAAGTTCACAGTTGTTAGAAATAGCAGGGGTGCTCAAAGCAGGAGTGCGGTAGTGCAGGGAGTTGCGTTCTTAGGGTTCTCCTGCTTGGCAGGAAAGCAGGCTTGTGGAATCACTGCCACCTCTGGCTGGGGAAATCAGCCCCTGGTGAATGCCCAGCCTCGGTTTAGTGCCAGCCGCCTGATAACTAACCTTGAAAGaaaggcattgtggtgcacgaTGGTTAGTCCAGCACGGACGGGAAAGGTGGATGCAGGTTGGAGACTAGGCTTGCCTACAAGTGCAAAAGGTAGAGAGATTGTCTTTACCGAGGTCACACAGTGGAGTTTACGGATGTTTGTAAATCCCTCCTCCATCCTCAAAGGCGCCTGAGAACCTTGGTCCCCTCAGCCCCTCAATCCTAATGTGGCACTTTCCAGGACAGAGATGTAGACGAAGGTGGAGAGGTGGCAGTTAG
Proteins encoded:
- the Rnf228 gene encoding RING finger protein 228; translated protein: MAAPANDSGSSTQSRSSSPGSRDGVGGTAAGARDDGDTGVRDAAATAPSLPPLEDYECKICYNYFDADRRAPKLLACLHTFCQECLSQLQLRAATASSAVPERAPRPPPWHSPPGAIACPVCRHRTPLPDSRVHGLPNNTKLAEAFPLALRAAHDPLPQDRLPPVASRRPAPTAASPPVPASQPPQPEPPPAEDAAPGHRGRPGLRAPGAYESCQNCKRAALTAGCVCVVFSFLSMVVLLFTGLIFVNHYGGGGGGGGGGGGGGGSPSSGSSPGPAPATGSPSPSPVGPICLSVASILALFSVVVTWIICWLKYRPEGSAAGSAGSGGSGSRARAAAALGSARRSDT